TCGCCGTCACCTCTTTCAATGCTGACCTATCTCGCAACGACAATCATAAGGCTACATTCGTTCTCACACATACTGGCCCAGAAGGCTGCTCGAGATCGTAGCCTAGCTGCTCCAGTTTTTGGGctcgaagaagaacaggATGGAGTACTCCTAGGAAGATTGGATAAGCCGGTTGGTAAGGACTCAGTTGAAGGTATCGTCCTGGAGATGGAACACAGACGCAAGAGCGGACGTGGTGTTTTAGAGTGGTATATATTACCCCCGGCATCAAGATACTCGCCTCAGCATTTGAAAGAGGTTGTGACTCTGCTTGACGACCATCCCTTGTATCGTCCACCGGAGGAGCCAGAGGCTGGaacaggcgaagaagagccCGAGTCTACTTTTGAATTGCGGCTCACCGATAGACAacggagagaaagagagggggTGGTGCTGCCATACTTCGATGCACAGCAAGGTGACGGCCCAGGAGAAGGTGGGCGCATTTTGTACGAcatgggagaggaagacgacttcgacgaggaagaagatgaaataTAAGTGAGCACGTACAGAGACTGTCCCCGACGCACCTTCTTAAGTGAATCAGCGCAGGACTTTCTCCTACCATCTTCCCTACGTCCTTACGCTTGTTGTCAGCTGGTGTTCTTAATCATGCTTGAAGGGAACCCAAGGACATCGTGTACATTTTGGACTGTTTACAGGCTTACAGCATCCTGGTCAGTCGACATATGATACACAACTGGGTTATGATCTATGAGACGCTTTAATGAACATCCTATGTAAGGCGcccatggaaagaaagggttACGCCTTGCAACCAAGCTCGTCAGTCATAAAATATTGGCAGTTTTTGAATATATCAGGGTGGATGGAGTCCGGCAACCATCAAGAAGATTAACTATGCATACATTCATATGAGCGGGCCTCCGTAAGCAGTTGCTTGGGGAAGGAATTAGAAGAAGCGCAACCAAATGAGGAATAGAAAGAGGAGCCCGACACCAGCAATTGGGCCATACTGTACAACAGGTTAGTACGGGACCTAGTGAGAAAGATTAGGGACACGCGGAGGTTACCTGTTTTATCACCAGCTCCCAATTGATGCGCACTGCGGCTCGTCTGTATTTCTTGCTATCCTCTCGCAGACGCCCCGATAATTCGCCCATCCGTTCCAGGCTATCACCTCGGTATAGGAGGTCCTCGATGTTTTTTGTCATCACTTTCGTCACGTCCCGAAGCTCGTCATTTAGTCGGTCAAGGTTTTGCGAAGCGCGACTATCTTGGTACAGCTTCTTGGTGCGTTGGATAAATGTATCAAATTCTACAAAGGCATATGGTCGCAGGGTGGGAGACTGGTACTGCGCAGAGGAGTAAGTGGTAGTAAACTCGGTTGCGAGATCTGCGAGGTAGGTGAAGGCAAGCTTGCGCGGGTAAGAACGGTCGCATATACAGAGGAAGCAGATATCATCTTGGATAAGATAGCTATGTTAAACACCCGAATTAGCATTTGTATCGTTTTGCACCTCGTACATCGGACTCACTGTAAGTTATATTGGCCAGACTCAATGCTAGCCTGCGGTGCGGAATTGCGACTCAACCGGCGGAAAATCATCTTGGCTTGTGTCTTGATCTCGGAGAGCTCCACTTCTGCCTGATTGAAATAATGAAAAATTCAGTGTTACTCGTAGATCATGGTATCATGGTGAATGGGCTGCAAACTAACCTGTTCATCATCCACTGACGCAGCCAGCATGAGGCCTTGACAAACATCAGCAACTGCATCATACAACCCCTAACCTCCGCATTGCGTCTTACCATCAAGCCTGGCTATTTGAGTCGATTTGACCATTTTGATTACAACTCTTCTTGTCGATAAGACTTTCGCCTTATTCAAATAACGCTCAGGTTGCAGTTCAGCTGTAGCGGCGCATATAGTACTTCTGTTGTTGTCCAGATTGGCATCTAGAAGCAATGGCCCGCAAGCGCAAGGCGGTCGACAATGGCAAAACAAGGACGCAGCCAACGAGGTAAGACTATCCATACTATGTTTATTTAGCTTGTGAGAATTATTATCTACGAGCTGTTGAAATACCGGCGCCCAGGTGCGCCATATATGGGGCACATTTGACAATGTTACTACACAAGGCGTTGCTCATCTACTGCTAAGACAGCGGACCCGAATGACGTGGGCGAGTCTCACGTCGCAATGTCCTCCTCAAACAACAAGCAACCAAAGAGAAATCCGAAGAGAGCGGCGAAGGATCCATGGGCGGAGGACAAATTGATGACGAGTACATCTTCCAATCTTATATATCTGGACCTTGTGGTATGTTATGCAGCTACGGAATGATGGCGACGTAGTGCAGTTTATTGACTATAATGGTCAAAATCAAGAAATTACTCGCCAAACCTGAAGCCTGGAACTGTCTCGAGGAATCTGAAAAACGTGAAATACTCGATCTACTCCCTGAAGACCTACATTCGAACCTGGACCCTTCACCGGACGATCCTGGTGCAAAGATCCCCCCTTTACCAGAAGAGTTTCTACGTTACTCCAATAATTGGCGAGACGGCATTCGTCACTTTCAGCTAGATCTTCAAAATGGACGCTACGATCCCGTTTGGCTGCGGCAGGCGGGAGAAGCCATGCAGCAGCGGGCGGATGGGAAGTTTGACAAGtttaaagaagaagagtttgAGCAGTTTTGGGGGcagaaacagaagatggACAAGACGCTGGCCGCAGGACAGAGTAGCCAGGTCAAATTGAGCACCCTCATTAGCAATGGGGTTGTTCTTGTAGGCGATGTTTGGAAATATTCTCGAGCTTTCAAGAAAGGCAACCTCCTagtggagaaagaagccagGGTTTGTTTGTATCCAGAGCTCCGTTCGGAATCCCCAATTGACCCTGCTACAGATAGTGGATATTCAAAATGGTCGGTTAACATTCGAAATGCCCCTTGGCCAGCGGGTATTTCTTCCTGCTCCCCAGAGCTCACCCTTGAAGGACCCACAAGCCCTAGTCATAGGGGAAAGCGAGAAACCAGAAGTCGTTACAATGACTACTCCTGAGATAGAGCAAGATAGGACTGCCGAAATTAGTGCGGGCACACATTTACATACTAATCCAACGGAAGAGGCTGGATCCTCGAACAAGCGTAAATCAGAGATTCAGATGGAGCCTCGCAAGAGAGGCCGCGGCAGAAGGCACCAGGTACAGACACCCAAGGACCTCGAAGTTGACCAAGTGACAGCCTCCACCGAAGTGACAAGACCTACTCAAGTGACAGTAGAAGTCACaaacccaccaccaacagTAGCAAACATGAATCCCTCTGTCATGATTCAGACGACTACTACGGAGCATGACGGCCAATATCTGGAAATTGTTTCTGAACAGCCCTCTGCGACTGGTGACGACGCGCTCCCACAACTACCAATCGTTGAAGGGACATCGGAAGAACCTGGGATGATCACGGTCTCCGGTATTACGGGACCCAACGCAATTGCAATGAAAATCTTAGAAGCTGATGGCCGTTCCGGAAAAGTTCCATCCGGAAATGCTTGGAAAGACTTCCGGGCGTACAGAAATAATCAGGACATGGGTAGCTTATGGGAGGTCAGACAAGCTTGGTTTCTGAGGAATAAATCGTTGGTCAATTGATTTCAGAGACTTGTGAGCttgattttattcttttctgagGGCACCGAACAGGAAATAATGTCCCTGTGCCAATACTCGCCTCTCCTATGCGGGTTCatatttctttccttgcgATAGCTGACTGCTACAACAATGTCATGAGCGGAAGATACCATAAATGTATTATCATCAAATTCATTAATTCTTTCATTAAATCTAGAACACTCGCTCTAAACGCCACCATTACCGGTTCCCATGCCGAAAATATTTTCGTCCTTGGACGCCCTTTTTTGATCGCCGCCAGCAGCGTAATCAACGGCGTAGCTAGACTGAATGAAGTCCTCTAGCTCCTCGCTAACAGTTTTCAGCTTTTCCTTCACACTCGCAACACCCTCTTGTCCTACTATATGGCGCGACGGTGGGTTTTCATGGCCACCTATCGCGGTAATGGCATACACCGTTTCTGCGACTAGAATCTCCATATGTGCAGGGCTGAGTGGAGGATACATTGATGTAACTTCAGGGCGTGAAAATGGTCCATTCTCAACGGAAGCAATTTGGCCAGTTTCTTGGGCGCCATTCGTTTCGGTGTGTGTGTTGGGCAGACGAGGCACAAGTCGATTTAACATTCCGCGGAAAAGGGGTGCTTGGTTAGAAGATGGTGAATATGCTGGAACTATTGGAGGCACGCTAGTTACTAGATTCGTGAGAATGCCGATTTCGATACTGCATTGGAAAATCGTGAGTTTGAGGTTGAATGGAGCTATCTCGTATGCAAGACTCTGCAGCGTGGCAGTTAGCAGAGATGGGCGAAGCCCCCAGCACAAATTGCACTCACGTCGCAAAACCCTTCAAGAGCCCACCCAGCTGCGCAATACATTCCAAGACCTGGCGTGCCGATGTGGGCGGCTGTCTTCATTAGCCATTGGTCTTATTTAAAAGCAATATGTTTGAGCCTTACTAATTCCCGAGAGAATCATGATGTGCCCGGTTTTTTGCTTCCTCATATGAGGAAGTGCTGCTTTTATAATACTAAGGGGCCCGAAATAGTTGATTTCGAACTGATCCCGAACCATATTCAGCGTTTGCTGGGAGGCCCCAAACTCTTCCACCGCCCCTACAAGTGCTGCGTAGGCAGTTAGCTAAATGACCCGCATCGAAAGGGACGTGCTGCATATTCCATACTTTGGCTTGTACAGCAAAGCAGAATGTCTATCTTGCCGAATGTTGTAACGGCATCTGCCACAAGTGCCTGACATTCTCCTATCATCCTGCACGATGAATGTAAGCTCTCTCCGCTCCCCTTATAGTCAATGCTCTATAGAGAGTTTATTTGAAGACATCTTTGGAGTGCACACCTTATATCGAAAGGAATGGACTTGAATCGCTGTCGCCATCCCTCATGACTATGACTGTCAATCTCGGCTAGAAAAGACTCGAATTCGTCTCGACGGCACTCGTCCCGTTCTAGACTCGAATGGGCCAATCCAACCAATGCGTAATCGCCGTGTGCGAGGATTTGACGTGTAACTGAGATCCCAATGGGCGAATCCCCAGCAGTGATTACCCATACTCGTGGTTCATTATGGTTGGGGAACTGAGGGCGGGGGGATTCGGGGAAGGGAGGATTGTCCGACATTAGATCAAAGCTGTTGATATCCACGCGCCACGCATGTCGATCGCGCGACAATATTCCGTATGACCTGACGTTACCGATCTAGATAAGCAATCAAAGATCCGCGCGGCTGATCAACTGCGGTTCAGGAGGGTTTTCGTTTCCGTGGAGGGTGTGAAATGTGGAGAAATGAGTACAGAAGGAACAATCGCGTTATGTCATGCGCCGATAAGAACAATTTATCGACCCGCCAAGATAAAACGACCCGAGTTCTGGACCAAAGCGGCGTAGTTCAACGGATTACTAGCAAGTCCGCGTTCGTggccttttcctttttctcttctcccttccccTGCTTTTACCCTCCCTCTCTTGTCGACTAGGCCACTGCAGCTCTGGGGCTCGTCAAAAGAGAGCACAATGCCTGAACAAAGACAGCGCAGGGATGAGCCGGAGTCTAGCGTACGTATGCGACGTATCATGATCATCATTCATCTGGCTGATCTGGCTGACATCTCGTGATTTAGTCCGGCTTCAAGGGGGCCCTTCAGGGTCtggctttcttcttactGACACAGTTTATCTTCAGTCAATTTTTTGGTGGACGCCAGCAGAACGATGCTGGTTCTAGCGGGAAGCCTGGTGGGATTCCTACCTTCGCAGATCGTCCAGCTCGTAGCGAAATCACGGAGTACAGTGCTATCCCCGATATTATAAATCCGATATGGCCTTCCGACAGTGCCTTGGACATGAACATCTATGTCTCGCCATCAGTCGTACTTCCTACTGTTAAGTCTGGCTCGGCAAGCCAACTCGTGCTTAATGAGAAGAACTTTACTCTTGGAAACTACAGTGATACCAGGGAAATCGACACTACCATCAAGATCCCCAAAGAAGTACAACAAAATGGAACTCTTTTCGCGCACTTCATGCTCGGACTCTCTGGGCATCAGCTTGATCCTTCGGCTAAAGATTACAGCACAGATTCTGCAGTCTATTTCTTTCGGCCGCTTAACCAATATCtcccgaagaagaaagccaagaagctCAAAAACCTTCTCGCAGGCTcggaagaagctgaagaagaggaggaagataacACACCGGACGTCTCTATCGCATCGTACTATCACCCGAACTTCACGGTATCTCTGATTCCTGATTCGGGTACCCAGAGATTCCGTCAGATTCATCCAGCTGTCCGGTCGCATTTGCAGCTCGAGGCATCTGGCGCAAGAGACATCTCtggaaagaatggatggtACTACCCTATTGTTTACTTGAATACTTTTTGGCAACTTAGGAGTCATATGATGGAACTCAATTCTACCGTGGAGACCGTGCCTCTTCGCATTACTCTCAACAATCTGCAGAACTGGAAGTTCAGCATGATGTCGAGCGTTGATGACAGCGCAAAACAAACTGCTCGACAGGCTGCCTTTGGAGCTTCGACGCCAGGCGGTGGTGACGGTACTGAGTTTGAAATGGTGAAAGAGATCCTCTTGGATACGAACATCTGGCTGCTGGGCACAACTGGTATTGTGACTATCCTTCACATGGTCTTCGAGACTCTGGCCTTCAAGAATGATATTGTGAGTTTGCAACCCCGTGCAGATTTAGGACAATATACTGACCTAGTGTTCCCGTAATAGGCTCACTGgcgcaaaaagaaagacgtCGTTGGAACATCCGTTCGTACGATCTTGGCCAATGTCTTTATGCAGGCAGTTGTTTTCCTCTACCTCATGGATAATAGTGATAACACTTCCTGGATGATCCTCGCCAGTCAAGGTTTCGGCATCCTCCTCGAAGCTTGGAAAATCACAAAGACTGTCGATGTTCGCCTGCGGCAGCCGTCGCGGaactctttcttctccttcctgccTTATGTGGTGGTGTTTGAGGACAAACATAAGCTCACAGACACCGAGCAGAAGACCAAAGAATACGATGAAATCGCGTTCCGCTATCTCTATATTGTTGCCGTGCCTCTCCTGGCTGCATACGCAGTGTACAGCTTAGTCTACAACACCCACAAGTCGTGGTATTCCTATATCATTGAAACACTTGTTGGTAGTGTCTATGCCTACGGTTTCCTGATGATGGTCCCCAGCTTGTATATCAATTACCGCTTGAAGGTTGGTATTCTTTGACTCCGCTACATAACCTAGCTAACCTCGCTGTTCCTAGTCTGTTGCGCATATGCCTGGCAAAGCCTTGATGTACAAATTCTTAAACACCTTCATCGATGATCTTTTCGCTTTCACAGTCAAGATGCCGTGGCTTCACAGGCTTGCGACTCTCCGTGATGATGTCATTTTCTTCGTTTGGCTTTACCAAAGCTGGAAGTACCGGGTTGATTATACACGTGTCAACGAGTTCGGTCAGGGAGGTGATAGTGATGCTGAGGAAGAGCCACCAGCCGTTGAAGCTAAGGATGTCAAAAAGACAGTTGAAACACCGGCGTCATCCCAGGCGTCCGGAAAGGAAACTTCTAAGTCATCTACCCGGAAGAGGAAGTAAGCCAGCCCTCGGTTTAGACTCCGAGTATACTTTCTTTTGGGAGCATGCTCATAGAGGGTTGCCTGGTGGTTGTTCCGCTAAATATGTTATATTGAGAAGCAGAGGTTCCTGGACTTTGTTATACTCGAGGCATCCTAGAGCAGCGTCATCTTAAATATACAACAGCCAAAATTTTCACTTTTCACTATGTAAGGTTTGTGCCTAGTACATTGATCGTTGATCATCAATCCTAATAGACAATGctcatatatataccatTTATATGTTAAGCAGAAAATCACCGAGTAAGAGACAGCGGCATGAGCATTGCGCAGAATAAATGATGTTGAGGCAGATCCAGGGTCAACCGCGGTAGTGACCAAATCTGGTAAAGTTCGTAATTTCCGCGCCCATGGAATTTACATCGTTGCAAGTATCCTTAAGCTTGGGCAATTGGAAATGATATATACAAACTATCAAGAATACAACAAGATAATACATATCAATTAATGATAGATGCGAATGAAATAGCTACTGCATACCACTTACTGAAGGATTGCGACTGTTTACTCACTATTCATCGGAGCGACGCGACAGGTCTGGGCGGCACGCAAAATAGCCGATGTTATCCTAAATCAACGCTATTTGTAGGAGCAAAAGGCACGAGCAGGAGAATCGGCTGCAGTGATCGCGATCAATATAAGGTCTATAATGTCGTCCGATACAGATACAGGTTTGCTAGCTTCGAACTCTTGGAAGTGGACAAGTTTGCTGATGGCAATACCAGGCGCAGAGTCTAGACCTACTGGTCTGCTAGATGCAATCAAGCGTCTTGAGGCAGGTAAGATCACCATCTATGTCTCACGGAAACACGGGAAGGTATACGTTTCTCTGGGCTAAATCCCTCTTGCAGTTGCTTTCGTGCCCTCTAAGCAACGTGATACGGATGCTGGAGAACTGGCTAAAACGATTGCTACGCACGCGTATGAGGGCGGTCTTTCCCAGATCGCGCTTGAGCGTTTGGTTAAGATTACCACGACACGCAGTCAACTTGACCAAGGTACAATCACTACACTTATTAAGAATCTGTATCCGGTGGAAAGTGTGCCGTCCAGCCTCGTCACGCAGATTGTGGGTTGTCTCGGTCCGAACAAGAACAAACCATCACCTGCGACACAGTCTTTACTCTTGCGATGGCTGATCATGGTACATGAATTTCTTGCTGATAGGTCTCACTTATCCAAGCTTTATGCTGTGCTTTTTAACCATCTAGACATGATAAGCCTGCGCAAACCTATATGtcatcttctttccctgGTCACACGGCGCAAGCATGTTAAGCCATTTAGGATACAAGCCCTTATGGAACTGGTGGTTACTTCTGGTGGCGATGAGAGAGAGCTTGTTACATTACTCAAAGTCTTCAAGAACTACTGCCCCGATATCATTGTTGGGGACCTGGGTGTATCTGGGAGGAAGGGACTGTTCTTCAAGCATCCAGACCCTGAATGGTCCAGCCATGTGAGGCTTCTCCAAGACACAAATATGGAAAGGCTACAGGCTACTCAGCCCGCAAACTTTCAAGTGGTGCACCGTGGAATATCAAAAAGGAGCAAAATGGAGGTTCTTGTACCGGATGTCCAGACTTCACGTGTCTCCTATGGCCGCACATCATTAGAAGAACTCCGTGGTGTTGACCACTTTGTTGACAAGCTTGACAAAATTGAGTTACCAAACCAGATCATATCGATGATTGGAGATGGTATCGCTCAAAAATACTTGTTTCTTGTCCAACCTACGTCTGCTAGCCACCGTTTGGATGATTGGTGGGGAAGCTTCTTTAACGAAAACTTGGAGGATGCTGAAGATAGAGATGAGAAACTCGAGTCCTTGAGCTACATAATGTCTCTTGCTGTGGGCTACGTACAATACACAAAGGTACGAAATTGCACCTGGATAATTATTGTTTCAACACTGAAGAACATACTAGGAGATTCCTCCCCCGGTTGCCACTTTCTTGAAATCGTATCTTCTATCATGGAACGGGAGAGATTTGAGAGAGCAAATATTCTACCTTCTCGAATAccttgatatcgaggatTATGACTCTATACAACATGATTTCTTGATGCCACTCGAATATGCCGTACTTACGGACAAATTGTTTCCCAGATCTAGCCTCTTAGACTTCTATGCTTCCATTATTCGCCAATGGGGTGTTAGATTAAGGACCCAGCCCTTCACTTTGGAAGAATCCAAACCACTGGCCCGTCTGATCTCACATGCAGAGCTATTGGCGCTGTCTATTCTCGAATGCCCTGCAGCTGCTCAGCAGGCACCTACTGACAATGTGGAGAGCCCAAAACCTGCCGCCTTATCTGTCACGGAGTTTTATTGTGTTTTAGCTGAATTATTTTCGCATTCAAACCTAAACGGAAACATCCGTATTGCGATTCCATTGGCTCCCACCGTCTACACACTTATCTTCACTCCCATCAATTCCATTATTTCGATCATGGGTTCCGTGCTTGCCAGCTATAAATCGGCCTTCGAGGCATCCTTGACTTCTCAGGTGCTTCAAACCCCGGGTTCTGCCGAATCACTCTATCCAACCCAGTTGGTTGGTCAATTCAACGGCTACATCATGGATATTTGTAACCTTATATGGCGAAACCGAGGCCTCAATGGCGAGGATCCCAACGCATTAGGCTGTTTGATACCTGCTCCTACAATCGCTGCACTCACGCAATATGTCCGGGATGCAACAGACAGCGCtcgagaaaggaagagggaggcaGCGTTTACCTACAATCTGTCTTCGATATT
This DNA window, taken from Aspergillus flavus chromosome 5, complete sequence, encodes the following:
- a CDS encoding killer toxin sensitivity protein, producing the protein MAPNLSHRQTHNLLLVSKLLSLRDTASPLTLLLDSLEQPATPLVKEYIRRAKISKVHVTLIAFETLKPLDGVDAFVSARRKSPSQIVEDVGAAYQATATKASSPRRLILIDSINPLLLSKTNDAHSQLSTFLSSFLIPPSPSASKVEVSLVVTFHQDVPSPLAPSPYSPSPLSMLTYLATTIIRLHSFSHILAQKAARDRSLAAPVFGLEEEQDGVLLGRLDKPVGKDSVEGIVLEMEHRRKSGRGVLEWYILPPASRYSPQHLKEVVTLLDDHPLYRPPEEPEAGTGEEEPESTFELRLTDRQRREREGVVLPYFDAQQGDGPGEGGRILYDMGEEDDFDEEEDEI
- a CDS encoding protein transport protein sec22, whose amino-acid sequence is MVKSTQIARLDGLMLAASVDDEQAEVELSEIKTQAKMIFRRLSRNSAPQASIESGQYNLHYLIQDDICFLCICDRSYPRKLAFTYLADLATEFTTTYSSAQYQSPTLRPYAFVEFDTFIQRTKKLYQDSRASQNLDRLNDELRDVTKVMTKNIEDLLYRGDSLERMGELSGRLREDSKKYRRAAVRINWELVIKQYGPIAGVGLLFLFLIWLRFF
- a CDS encoding deubiquitinase adaptor domain-containing protein, which codes for MSSSNNKQPKRNPKRAAKDPWAEDKLMTSTSSNLIYLDLVKLLAKPEAWNCLEESEKREILDLLPEDLHSNLDPSPDDPGAKIPPLPEEFLRYSNNWRDGIRHFQLDLQNGRYDPVWLRQAGEAMQQRADGKFDKFKEEEFEQFWGQKQKMDKTLAAGQSSQVKLSTLISNGVVLVGDVWKYSRAFKKGNLLVEKEARIVDIQNGRLTFEMPLGQRVFLPAPQSSPLKDPQALVIGESEKPEVVTMTTPEIEQDRTAEISAGTHLHTNPTEEAGSSNKRKSEIQMEPRKRGRGRRHQVQTPKDLEVDQVTASTEVTRPTQVTVEVTNPPPTVANMNPSVMIQTTTTEHDGQYLEIVSEQPSATGDDALPQLPIVEGTSEEPGMITVSGITGPNAIAMKILEADGRSGKVPSGNAWKDFRAYRNNQDMGSLWEVRQAWFLRNKSLVN
- a CDS encoding putative short-chain dehydrogenase (hypothetical protein Ao3042_02000), coding for MSDNPPFPESPRPQFPNHNEPRVWVITAGDSPIGISVTRQILAHGDYALVGLAHSSLERDECRRDEFESFLAEIDSHSHEGWRQRFKSIPFDIRMIGECQALVADAVTTFGKIDILLCCTSQTLVGAVEEFGASQQTLNMVRDQFEINYFGPLSIIKAALPHMRKQKTGHIMILSGITAHIGTPGLGMYCAAGWALEGFCDSLAYEIAPFNLKLTIFQCSIEIGILTNLVTSVPPIVPAYSPSSNQAPLFRGMLNRLVPRLPNTHTETNGAQETGQIASVENGPFSRPEVTSMYPPLSPAHMEILVAETVYAITAIGGHENPPSRHIVGQEGVASVKEKLKTVSEELEDFIQSSYAVDYAAGGDQKRASKDENIFGMGTGNGGV
- a CDS encoding CLPTM1 domain protein encodes the protein MPEQRQRRDEPESSSGFKGALQGLAFFLLTQFIFSQFFGGRQQNDAGSSGKPGGIPTFADRPARSEITEYSAIPDIINPIWPSDSALDMNIYVSPSVVLPTVKSGSASQLVLNEKNFTLGNYSDTREIDTTIKIPKEVQQNGTLFAHFMLGLSGHQLDPSAKDYSTDSAVYFFRPLNQYLPKKKAKKLKNLLAGSEEAEEEEEDNTPDVSIASYYHPNFTVSLIPDSGTQRFRQIHPAVRSHLQLEASGARDISGKNGWYYPIVYLNTFWQLRSHMMELNSTVETVPLRITLNNLQNWKFSMMSSVDDSAKQTARQAAFGASTPGGGDGTEFEMVKEILLDTNIWLLGTTGIVTILHMVFETLAFKNDIAHWRKKKDVVGTSVRTILANVFMQAVVFLYLMDNSDNTSWMILASQGFGILLEAWKITKTVDVRLRQPSRNSFFSFLPYVVVFEDKHKLTDTEQKTKEYDEIAFRYLYIVAVPLLAAYAVYSLVYNTHKSWYSYIIETLVGSVYAYGFLMMVPSLYINYRLKSVAHMPGKALMYKFLNTFIDDLFAFTVKMPWLHRLATLRDDVIFFVWLYQSWKYRVDYTRVNEFGQGGDSDAEEEPPAVEAKDVKKTVETPASSQASGKETSKSSTRKRK
- a CDS encoding Mis6 domain protein; the encoded protein is MSSDTDTGAESRPTGLLDAIKRLEAVAFVPSKQRDTDAGELAKTIATHAYEGGLSQIALERLVKITTTRSQLDQGTITTLIKNLYPVESVPSSLVTQIVGCLGPNKNKPSPATQSLLLRWLIMVHEFLADRSHLSKLYAVLFNHLDMISLRKPICHLLSLVTRRKHVKPFRIQALMELVVTSGGDERELVTLLKVFKNYCPDIIVGDLGVSGRKGLFFKHPDPEWSSHVRLLQDTNMERLQATQPANFQVVHRGISKRSKMEVLVPDVQTSRVSYGRTSLEELRGVDHFVDKLDKIELPNQIISMIGDGIAQKYLFLVQPTSASHRLDDWWGSFFNENLEDAEDRDEKLESLSYIMSLAVGYVQYTKEIPPPVATFLKSYLLSWNGRDLREQIFYLLEYLDIEDYDSIQHDFLMPLEYAVLTDKLFPRSSLLDFYASIIRQWGVRLRTQPFTLEESKPLARLISHAELLALSILECPAAAQQAPTDNVESPKPAALSVTEFYCVLAELFSHSNLNGNIRIAIPLAPTVYTLIFTPINSIISIMGSVLASYKSAFEASLTSQVLQTPGSAESLYPTQLVGQFNGYIMDICNLIWRNRGLNGEDPNALGCLIPAPTIAALTQYVRDATDSARERKREAAFTYNLSSIFSLSHNVALCNMSAACFADIEEESDLSENQPRLKRPVTQKALSALEKEGGIKVAWQEYRVRMLDWLEATGSIGIGSLMRSTMKALRKE